A single Desulfobaculum xiamenense DNA region contains:
- a CDS encoding methyl-accepting chemotaxis protein — translation MFLVPTVLVILVSVAASMWYMDSRLRTQSLDAETGAMAETADALGRSFEDYLSGGFGTLRILESQRTLASSILYYPTPVPYAEKFLKDVLDAEERFAALFIFNAKGVVTAGTDVSGAILRGTDVSGQPFFGEIMGGADDAVDTRVTRMGADGPLVFHAARVLRHEGRVVGGMACAVDWTLFARRFLDDVRIGATGYVFAIDAAGRFVAHPDGSLLLAGGSKTDFVRKALAAPDGVLNYEWRGEAKRVVTRPLSKAGIVLCATAAEDDLLAGLATSRRTMLVGGVAQTLLLSVGIALLVHFLAIRPLRAVADYAGRVADGDLDARLEGTFRGEFVDLRESIVHMTAELREKLGFGLGVLKSIAVPCGVLDRDGRIVHSNGEILAALGKPGRPEDYNGMTSGEFVCGDAGRTTAADVALRDRTRIEREVEYAAADGSRKIFKIVATPFYSLDDEVLGVVTLWFELTAIREQEQRIREQAGTLEAAARDALGVGEGLAGAVQSLGAQIEQSTVGATRQRERSAEVASAVTEMNASILEISRNAASSATGAEDVLSRGQEGQRVVGVAVESTVEVNRRVAAVAGQIEGLEAQASGIAEVMTIISDIADQTNLLALNAAIEAARAGDAGRGFAVVADEVRKLAEKTMAATRRVDETVGAIQRETKNCVGAMRDTADAARNSADMANGALGALRAIVEAGQRAADSVRDIAAAAEEQSVVCEQISEASVEVDSISGETAAAMVSSRGSVGELSELATRLEAIIHRMSV, via the coding sequence ATGTTTCTTGTTCCCACGGTTCTTGTGATTCTCGTCTCCGTTGCCGCGTCCATGTGGTACATGGACAGTCGTCTGCGTACGCAGTCGCTGGATGCGGAAACCGGCGCAATGGCCGAGACGGCGGATGCCCTTGGGCGCTCGTTTGAGGACTATCTCTCCGGCGGCTTCGGCACCTTGCGCATTCTCGAATCCCAGCGGACGCTGGCCAGTTCCATCCTCTATTACCCTACCCCGGTTCCCTACGCGGAGAAGTTCCTGAAGGACGTCCTTGACGCCGAGGAGCGCTTCGCCGCCCTCTTCATCTTCAATGCCAAGGGCGTCGTCACTGCGGGCACCGACGTTTCCGGAGCGATCCTGCGCGGGACGGACGTCTCCGGGCAACCGTTCTTCGGAGAGATCATGGGGGGCGCGGACGACGCCGTGGATACCCGCGTGACGCGCATGGGGGCGGACGGCCCATTGGTCTTTCATGCCGCACGGGTGTTGCGGCACGAGGGCCGCGTGGTTGGCGGCATGGCCTGCGCTGTGGATTGGACTCTTTTCGCCCGACGCTTTCTGGATGACGTGCGCATTGGAGCCACGGGCTATGTCTTCGCTATCGATGCCGCCGGACGCTTCGTTGCGCATCCCGACGGTTCGCTACTCCTCGCGGGCGGTTCGAAGACCGATTTTGTCCGCAAGGCGCTGGCGGCGCCGGATGGCGTGCTGAACTACGAGTGGCGGGGAGAGGCCAAGCGTGTGGTGACTCGACCGCTGTCCAAGGCGGGGATCGTGCTGTGCGCCACGGCGGCGGAGGACGACCTGCTGGCAGGTCTCGCGACGAGCCGTCGGACCATGCTGGTCGGCGGGGTGGCGCAGACGCTGCTGTTGAGCGTGGGCATTGCGCTGCTGGTGCATTTTCTGGCCATTCGTCCGCTTCGCGCCGTGGCCGACTACGCGGGACGCGTGGCCGATGGCGATCTCGATGCCCGTCTTGAGGGAACATTTCGTGGCGAATTCGTGGACCTGCGCGAGAGCATCGTGCATATGACCGCGGAATTGCGCGAGAAGCTCGGCTTCGGCCTCGGCGTGCTCAAGAGCATTGCCGTACCGTGCGGGGTGCTCGATCGCGATGGGCGCATTGTCCACAGCAATGGAGAGATACTCGCGGCCCTCGGCAAGCCGGGGCGTCCCGAGGACTACAACGGCATGACCTCCGGCGAGTTCGTGTGCGGCGACGCCGGACGGACCACGGCGGCCGATGTGGCCCTGCGTGACCGCACACGCATCGAGCGCGAGGTGGAATACGCCGCTGCGGACGGAAGCCGCAAGATATTCAAGATTGTGGCCACGCCGTTCTATTCGCTGGATGACGAGGTGCTTGGCGTGGTGACCCTGTGGTTCGAGCTGACGGCCATTCGCGAGCAGGAACAGCGCATCCGCGAGCAGGCGGGCACGCTTGAGGCCGCCGCGCGCGACGCCCTGGGCGTTGGCGAGGGGCTTGCCGGTGCCGTGCAGTCCCTTGGGGCGCAGATTGAACAGTCCACGGTGGGAGCGACGCGGCAGCGCGAACGCTCCGCCGAGGTGGCTTCCGCCGTGACGGAGATGAATGCGTCCATCCTTGAGATTTCGCGCAACGCGGCGTCTTCGGCCACCGGGGCGGAGGATGTGCTCTCGCGCGGGCAGGAGGGCCAGCGCGTGGTCGGGGTGGCCGTGGAGTCCACCGTGGAGGTCAATCGACGGGTTGCCGCCGTGGCCGGTCAGATCGAGGGGCTGGAGGCGCAGGCCTCGGGCATTGCCGAGGTTATGACCATCATCAGCGACATTGCGGACCAGACGAATCTTCTGGCGCTCAATGCCGCCATCGAGGCCGCCCGCGCCGGAGATGCCGGACGCGGGTTCGCCGTCGTTGCCGACGAGGTGCGTAAGCTGGCCGAGAAGACCATGGCCGCCACGAGGCGAGTGGATGAAACCGTGGGTGCCATCCAGAGGGAGACGAAAAACTGCGTTGGTGCCATGCGCGACACGGCGGATGCGGCCCGGAATAGCGCAGATATGGCCAATGGCGCGCTGGGTGCGCTTCGGGCCATCGTGGAGGCCGGGCAGCGTGCCGCCGACAGCGTGCGGGACATCGCCGCTGCTGCGGAGGAGCAGTCCGTGGTCTGCGAGCAGATCTCCGAGGCCTCGGTGGAAGTGGATAGCATTTCCGGCGAGACTGCCGCGGCGATGGTTAGCTCTCGCGGTTCGGTCGGTGAATTGTCCGAACTCGCCACGCGGCTTGAGGCCATCATCCACCGCATGAGCGTTTGA
- a CDS encoding outer membrane beta-barrel protein — MRCFALRVMTALCLVCLVAHAAFAEEGASLTALHSGVEFGYAYANVRYREPGLMKETGSLHGVQLRGTYHCSAGWMGRGEMEYLGGGLDYDGQTQAGAPRESDTEDSLFQLRALVGYDIDRGDWALTPFIGIGYRYWFDDIEGSGGYEREIRQLYSPVGAELAFVRGKWRFGLCGEYDIFWGGRVKSRLSQAVSGLDDARNDQDMFDGYGLRGAVFVAYTFDGFGVVVEPYIRYWDIDESDSDEVSLGGAPYSTVVEPENTTRVYGVAVRVSF; from the coding sequence GGAGGGCGCGTCGCTCACGGCGCTGCACAGCGGCGTCGAGTTCGGCTATGCCTACGCCAACGTTCGCTACCGCGAGCCGGGGTTGATGAAGGAAACGGGCAGCCTGCACGGTGTTCAACTGCGCGGTACCTACCACTGCTCCGCAGGGTGGATGGGACGCGGCGAGATGGAATACTTGGGCGGCGGACTCGATTATGACGGGCAGACGCAGGCAGGCGCGCCGCGCGAGAGCGACACCGAGGATTCGCTGTTTCAATTGCGCGCCCTCGTGGGCTACGACATTGACCGCGGGGACTGGGCGCTGACGCCGTTCATCGGCATCGGCTATCGCTACTGGTTCGATGATATTGAGGGCAGCGGCGGGTACGAGCGCGAAATCCGCCAGCTCTATTCGCCCGTCGGTGCGGAGCTGGCCTTCGTGCGCGGGAAGTGGCGCTTCGGCCTGTGCGGCGAGTACGACATCTTCTGGGGCGGCCGCGTGAAGAGCCGCCTGAGTCAGGCCGTTTCCGGCCTCGACGATGCGCGCAACGATCAGGACATGTTCGACGGCTACGGCCTGCGCGGGGCCGTGTTCGTCGCTTACACCTTTGACGGCTTCGGCGTCGTGGTCGAACCCTACATCCGGTACTGGGACATCGACGAGTCCGACTCCGACGAGGTGAGCCTCGGCGGCGCGCCGTATTCGACGGTTGTCGAGCCGGAGAACACGACACGCGTGTACGGCGTGGCCGTTCGCGTCAGCTTCTGA
- a CDS encoding alkaline phosphatase family protein, whose amino-acid sequence MAKTPTKVMLIGLDCALPHMVERYVAEGYLPTIKKLIEKGTFATHCMPPYPTVTPPNWATIGTGSFAGTHGVTDFHNHTAGTNPGNENITQNWDRERINAEFIWEAADKAGKKCVVLTYPGSAPTRMTNGVIVGGNGFHVGENRKGLPGLDSTFYVCEDFIVSTDIYPNGFRGEFADADGWEGFEALGDDPQEMEVRLPFPKSIKKPVDTTWWVLAPEGENGYEEITLATGKTADSTLCTLKKGQWSEMIFTTIAMEDGTEEEVHFRCKLIELADDLSEFKLLVGTMAPTKGWAEPAEAWNGNRITKGSIHSNGGMIMAMLGSIDLDTYVEMNENLSMWNAECAVNLLENQEWDLFYMHSHPIDWMYHLVMTDMHEGSPAVREKAWEVHRRIYELEDRMIERILSQADKDTLVVLVSDHGATPDGPVFDPYKALEPAGLAFKTDSKAMENEVNPIALSQNIPDYARSKAVPQREVYVYVNLKGRDPEGIVEPEDYEKVQREICDALLTYVDPETGKRPVALALPKREARILGLYGDRVGDVVYALYPEFGGQHGHMLPTAEYGPGKLGVLLVLNGPNVKKNFRMERSCWLWDVVPTICELLGFPKPETCEGAVLYQALKDPNFKDKELEKLREGMKRMEAAMARDSREPWDHHDCA is encoded by the coding sequence ATGGCTAAGACTCCGACAAAGGTTATGCTCATCGGTCTCGACTGCGCCCTCCCCCACATGGTGGAGCGCTACGTCGCGGAAGGGTATCTGCCCACCATCAAGAAGCTCATCGAAAAGGGCACCTTCGCCACGCATTGCATGCCCCCCTACCCCACCGTCACCCCGCCGAACTGGGCGACGATCGGTACCGGTTCCTTCGCCGGAACCCATGGCGTGACCGACTTCCACAACCATACCGCCGGAACCAACCCCGGTAACGAAAACATCACCCAGAATTGGGACCGCGAGCGCATCAACGCCGAGTTCATCTGGGAAGCCGCCGACAAGGCCGGCAAGAAGTGCGTGGTGCTCACCTACCCCGGCTCCGCTCCCACCCGCATGACCAACGGCGTCATCGTGGGCGGCAACGGCTTCCACGTGGGCGAGAACCGCAAGGGCCTGCCCGGACTGGATTCCACCTTCTACGTCTGTGAGGACTTCATCGTCTCCACCGACATCTACCCCAACGGCTTCCGTGGCGAATTCGCCGATGCCGACGGCTGGGAAGGCTTTGAGGCGCTCGGTGACGATCCGCAGGAGATGGAAGTCCGCCTGCCCTTCCCCAAGAGCATCAAGAAGCCCGTGGACACCACGTGGTGGGTGCTCGCTCCCGAAGGCGAGAACGGCTACGAGGAGATCACCCTCGCAACCGGCAAGACTGCCGACAGCACCCTGTGCACCCTGAAGAAGGGCCAGTGGAGCGAGATGATCTTCACCACCATCGCCATGGAGGACGGCACCGAGGAGGAAGTCCACTTCCGCTGCAAGCTCATCGAGCTGGCCGACGACCTGAGCGAGTTCAAGCTCCTTGTGGGCACCATGGCCCCCACCAAGGGTTGGGCCGAGCCCGCCGAGGCCTGGAACGGCAACCGCATCACCAAGGGCTCCATCCACTCCAACGGTGGCATGATCATGGCCATGCTCGGCTCCATCGACCTCGATACCTACGTGGAGATGAACGAGAACCTCTCCATGTGGAACGCCGAATGCGCCGTGAATCTCCTCGAGAATCAGGAATGGGACCTGTTCTACATGCACTCCCATCCCATCGACTGGATGTACCATCTGGTCATGACCGACATGCACGAAGGCTCCCCCGCCGTGCGCGAGAAGGCCTGGGAAGTCCATCGCCGCATCTACGAGCTTGAGGACCGCATGATCGAGCGCATCCTGTCGCAGGCCGACAAGGACACGCTGGTGGTGCTCGTCTCCGACCACGGTGCCACCCCGGACGGCCCGGTGTTCGACCCCTACAAGGCCCTTGAGCCCGCCGGTCTGGCCTTCAAGACCGACTCCAAGGCCATGGAGAACGAGGTCAACCCCATCGCCCTGAGCCAGAACATTCCCGATTACGCCCGCTCCAAGGCCGTGCCCCAGCGCGAGGTCTACGTCTACGTGAACCTCAAGGGACGCGATCCCGAGGGTATCGTGGAGCCTGAGGACTACGAGAAGGTCCAGCGCGAGATCTGTGACGCCCTGTTGACCTACGTGGACCCCGAGACCGGCAAGCGCCCCGTGGCGCTGGCCCTGCCCAAGCGCGAGGCCCGCATCCTCGGCCTGTACGGCGACCGCGTGGGCGACGTTGTCTACGCCCTGTACCCCGAGTTCGGTGGCCAGCACGGTCACATGCTGCCCACGGCCGAGTACGGTCCGGGCAAGCTCGGCGTGCTGCTGGTCCTCAACGGACCCAACGTGAAGAAGAACTTCCGCATGGAACGCTCCTGCTGGCTGTGGGACGTGGTCCCCACCATCTGCGAGCTGCTCGGCTTCCCCAAGCCCGAGACCTGCGAAGGCGCAGTGCTCTACCAGGCCCTGAAGGACCCCAACTTCAAGGACAAGGAGCTTGAGAAGCTGCGTGAAGGCATGAAGCGCATGGAGGCCGCCATGGCTCGCGACAGCCGCGAACCGTGGGACCACCACGACTGCGCATAG